In Coraliomargarita parva, the genomic stretch CGGTACGCTGGAAGCATTCGAGAATGCCGTGCAAGGCCATGAATTCTAGATCATCCTGGTGCGCGCCGATCCCCAAATGAGTGGTACGTTCGGGTGTCGTTTCTCCGTTCGGGGAGTCGGGAATGAAAAAGTCGGCTTTCGTGCTCGAGAAGTTCATGATTGGATCATTGGTGTTAAAGTTGGGAGGCTTGCCGCGGCAACCGCCTGCCCATGTCGCTTCATTTTTTCGTCAGGCATGCTGATCGTAAGTTTGTCTGCAAAATTCGGATACTCATCGGCCAGAACACGCTCCGCCTGTTTCTGGATAATTTGCCCCCCTTGACCGGAGCTGACACGGCCGAGAAAGAGCAGATGCTGGAAATCGTAGAAGTCGCAATAATGCGCGATGGTATAACCGAAATAGACGCCGATCGTTTGGTAAATGGCCGCCGCACGCTCATCGCCTTGCTTCATCTTTTCCTGAACAATTTCGAGACGTTCCGGCAACGAAAACTCGCTGGAAATGTTCAGGCCCGAGGGCTCAATGAGCCGGTCCACCGCTTGCTGGGAGAAATATTGAACACCGCAGCCGCGGTCCCCGCTCCATTCGTCAGCGGGCGCATCGCTACGATAATCCACCGGTGCAAATGCCAGTTCGTTCAACCAACCGGTTATGATACCACTCCGGTTGATATAGCCGGCCGCCTCACTGGTCCCCATCGAAATCCCCAGAACGCCATTCTGACCAAGCGACATAGCGCCCGCCAAGGCCGTAACATCGCCGTCGTTATGGACCACAAAGGGCACATCGTCCCACATTTTCTGCAACTCCCGGAACATCGGCCGGATGGTCGACTGGAAGGCATCACCGGGCACGCCACGAAAGAGTGAAGCCACGCGTGGCTCACTGTTCACATAGACACCCGCGGCACTCCCGCCGATCGCATCCACGCGGGGCAAATGCTTTGCCGCACGTTTCAAACTATCCTGAATACCATTGAGGTGATACGAAGGATCGCTCTGGAAATACGGGTCCCATTTGATCTCTTCGGTAAAGACAACTTCGCCGTCGATCAGCGCCGCGCACTTGCGGTCACTTCCCCCCAGATCAAAACCAATACGGCACCCTTGGAGCTCGCGTGTCGAGATGGGGTCCACCGCATCTGTTTTCGGCGACGACTCCAGCTGGGGAGCTGCTTCAATGCGCAGTGTATCCAGAAAACAGGTCTGCCCCATGAACTCATAATCGAAGGCGCGTTCCCCCGCGGCTGAATAGACTTGCTGCAGCTTTGCAACCAACTCCGGTGCCCCATGAATGGACACTTGATTGCCGCCCCAGGCCCAGAGCAGAAATTTGACGATCCGCTCGAGATAGCGAAAGCTCAATGCCTCGTAGCGTGGCTCCGCCGGCAACATGACCGTACGATAGATCCAGTGCTCACCATCCGTGCGACGGAGACACACCGCAACCTGACGCTCCCCGGAACATTCGGCAACCTTCAGACGATAGTGGTCATTCCAAATCTTGGCCGGGACAAACGCGGGGTCCAAGACGGGCTGATGTTTGTATTGTAGTGCTTCCACAACTATTCCGGCTTGTCTGCGTTCCATAACTTAAAGCCTTCAATCGCCTCGTATTCGGCCAAGCCCAAGTCGTCGTAGGTTTCCGCAGTGCTGCGGTTCAACTGGCTCGCCAGATTCCAGGAATCGCTGCCGCTCTTCCGCAGCGTGCTCGGCGACTGGCTGCGCTGTGTCTGGTGCTGGTAGATTCCGCGGATCTTATACTCGAATTCGTCGGGTGACAAAGGCACCGCCATGTCGATTTCGTGGGTATCCCATTCCGCGCCCGGACCGCGATAGAGCCAGATACGGCAGTCCGAGATCCACTCCGAATTGGCACATTCATTCAGCGCGGCGCGCAACACCTCGAAACAAATGGACGTCACAGACAGTGGATCGTGGCCCAAGCCCGTGGCAAAGATCTGATGCGGCTTGAGCTCCTCCAGCAAGTTCACCATCGCGCTGACATCGGCATCGCCCCACTTGAAGCGACGATAGCGCCCCTCCTCATAAAACGGCAAATCAAGGAAACGAACTTGCCCGGCTGGGATCTCCAGAAGACGTGCGGAGGAACGAGCCTCCCCGCGACGGATCAAGCCTTTCACATGACGGATGTCCCGGGTATCTTCACCGAATTGCCCCTTGGCATTCAGTTGTTCTTCGACCGAACGCGCAAAGCCGATATCGTCCTGGTTTTCACGTTCCTGACCGACCTCCATGATCAGCTCGATCGCGCGGCGCACATCCGGATCCGGCACCGCCAGATTGCCGGAAGTCGCGTAAGCCACCGTCACATCATGCCCCTGATTGGCCAGACGATGCATGGTGCCCCCGAGGCAGTAAACGTCGTCCATCGGCTCGGGGCTCAGAATGAGCGAGCGCTTGGGAAATGGATTCGCGCGTTCCGGCCGGCTGCTGTCATCCGCATTCGGCTTGCCGCCCGGCCAACCGGTAATGGTGTGCTGCGTGATGTTAAACAGGTCGATGTTGAGGTTGTAGGCGGAACCTTTTTCGGTCAGCAAATCCGCCATGCCATTTTCCGCATAGTCCTCGTCGGTCAGTTTCAAGAGAGGCTTCTCGACCTTCCCGGCCAGCCAGACGACGGACTTGCGCACCATCTCCGGAGTCCACTCCACCGGACCCACCAGCCAAGGATAGCGCACCCGCGTCAGATGACCGGCCGCCGCCAAGTCGATGCAGAATTCGCAATCGTCATGCTGCTGGAGGAAGCTGGCAGGAATGGAATCCGTCGGCTCGCCTTCAACCGACTCCGCGAGGACCGGCGCTTTCGCCTCGCCCCAGGCCAACAGGTAAAGCTTACGCGCATCGAGAATCGTGCCGACCCCCATCGTGATGGCGTGCCGGGGCACATTCTCTTCTCCAAGGAAGTCGCGTGCCGCATCGCGGCGCGTCAGACTATCCAATGTAACCAGGCGGGTGCGCGTCTGCGCATCGGAGCCGGGCTCGTTAAAACCGATATGCCCCGTGCGACCAATCCCCAGAATCTGAATATCGATCCCACCCGCTGCCCGAATGGCTTCTTCGTAGGTCTGGCAAGAGGTAAAGACATCTTCCCGCTCGACCAAGCCGTCCGGCACATGCGTGTTTTCAAGCTTCAGGTCCACGTGGTCGAACAACTGGTCCTGCATGAACCGGCGGTAGCTCTCCGGATGATCGCCGGACAAGCCGTAGTATTCGTCGAGGTTAAAGGTAATGACGTTCTGGAAGGAAAGCCCCTCCTCCCGGTGCATGCGGATTAACTCGCGATAGAGCCGCACCGGCGTCGATCCCGTCGCCAAACCAAGGACGGTCGCTTTACCGGCCTCATTGCGTGTTCGTATGAGACTCGCGATCTCCGTGGCCACGTGAGAACAGGCGTCCGCCGCATCCGAATAGATGAGGGTTTTGATCCGTTCCTCCTGGGTGTAACTCGAAATTAGATTATCTGCCATAACACCCTATACTAACAGAAACACTTTCGTTTGTATTTGCCTTTTTCGGTATTTTTTTTGACGATTTCGGAAATGAATCCCCCCGCACAACCCGTCTCAGGCTTTCCGGAAACATTAGCTGAACCCACCAGCTACTACCGTGGCATCGAAGCACCGGAACGGCCCCGGGTGAACAACCTGGTCACCTTCCTTCGAAACAACCGGGAGTCCTTACAGCAAAAGAATTTTTATAACCGCTCGCATCACCGGAATGTCCTCATCCTGGTCCTTGAAACCGCAGGCTCCGTGATTGTGGATGGGGCCGAACACCCCTTGAAGCCGGGTCAGGCGTATCTCGTGAGGCCGTTCCAGTTTCACCACTACTTGAATTTGGAAAGCGATCAGCTGCGCTGGCTATTCCTGACTTTCGACTTGGTTCACGGAAGCGAGCTTCTGGATTACCTCAGCCACAGCATTTTGCAGCCTCAGGAGGCCGACCTTCAGATCTGGCGTGATATTGTTCGTTGCGCCAACAGCGAGAATGCTAATGAGCAACAAGAGGCACTCCCCCTCTTGGACACCCTGCTCTACCGCCTGGCAAAATCACATCAGGACAATCCTTCGAACAAGCCCCGGGATTCCTGGATCGCCAAAGTGGAGGGCGCCATAGTCGAGTCCGTCCACCAGGGGTGGACCGTCGATGAGATCGGACGCAAACTGGGCCTAAGCGGGCGGCAACTGCGCACCCGCTTCCAAAACGAGATGGGCATCAGCATCCGGGATTACCGTGCAAACTATCAGCTCAACCGCGCCATCAACCTGCTGCGGGACTCCCAGAATTCCATGAATACGATTGCGGAGCTCTGCGGTTTCAACTCACAAGCCGTTTTCAATCGCTTCATCAAACGCGAAACAGGGTTCTCACCGCTCTCGCTCCGCAAGCGTCTGTAATAAATGGCACTTCACTAAAACTAAAATGCTAGTGTCTGGTTGAAACAATAAGTGTGCTTTCCGTGGCGGGCTCGCTTGCGGACGCTTCGACGTCTGGCCAACCTTCTGCAAGCTTCGGGCGCTCGCAAGCGAGCACGCCACAGGTGGAGCCTTTGCGAAAGTATCCGTCCAACAAGGCACTCGCCTTCTTATCGGTATTATACCCCTAAATGATAGCGGTGCGTGCCCCCACGCACCAAACGATGTTGTCAGTCATCGACACACAGGGCACTCAACACCGCAATGGCGATTGGGGACAATCAGCCGCTACCCAATAATCTATTTATGCCGAGCATATCAGACTCAGGACACTTGAGAATCGACCACTGAATTGCAACAGGGCGTCAGTATACTGCGGACTTTGACCGCGTGTAGGCTTCGCGGTATTCAGTAGCCGAGCGGTCATAAAATTTACGGAAGGCACGACAGAAATTTTCGGTATTGGCGTAACCGCACTCAACGGCAACGACCTTGATCGGAGCATTCGTTGACGCAAGCGCGTGCCCGGCCGCACGCATCCGCTTTTGGATGAGATATTGGTGCGGACTCTCTCCAAGGTGTTCCCGAAAGAGCATGTGCAGGTGGGATACGCTAACGCCTGCGCTCGCCGCAACGTCATCGAGGCTAACAGGCAAGGCGTAGTGCGAATTGATAAAATCCGTCGCGCGCCTTAGCTGGGGATGCAGATGCTGCGTGCTGTCATGCATACGGAACTGTTCCAGCTCGAAACGCAGGCGGCTTAAAACAAGACCGCCGATCACGCCCCGATCCATCGCCGCGTAGTGAAACGCGTGAAGCATCTCGTCGGCAAACTGGTGCATGGCCTTGCGGTCGCTCCAGTAAAACATCCGTGGCCAAGTCGGCGGCTCTTCCCCCGGCCGGCAAGCGAACTCTGCGGTCAGGCAATTGTAATAGCTATCATCCGGCGACTCCGAAACCGTCAACTGACCCTCCCGGTGACAGAAGACGGAACCTTCGGAGTGTAAGACCGGTTCATCTTCAAAGCCATAGACAGCGCCTTCCAGGATGATCTCGAAACGGCAGTGCCGCTTCGAAACTTGAGCAGGCTCGATCGCCCCGCCCATCGGGCTCACGTATAATCCGATGCTCTTAAGCTCTGGAAGGTTTCGCCAGCAATTCATAGTTTTAGTCAATATACAGGTTAAATGCGGCGTGATATAGTCTTTTTTACGAAATATCTGAAAAGATTTAATCAACCCACCCAAGGAGAGCATTTATTATGACACCACAGATCACCGTCCAGCTTTTCAGCGTTCGCGACCAGGCTTCTGCCGATTACGAAGGCACGATCCGCGCCATCGCCGACATGGGTTTCGGCTGCGTCGAACCGGCCGGCTACCCGGGCTCCACGCCCGAAGCAGCAGCCAAGCTTTTCGCCGAACTCGGCCTGAAGGCGCCCACTGCACACATCGGCCTGCCGATCGGCGATGACAAGAACGCCATTATCGAACAGGCACAAATGATGGGGCATAAATATCTCTACACCGGCTGCCCACCCAAGTTCCATGAACACTACGAATCCTTGGACAAGTTGAAGGCCATGACCGAGCTTTATTGTGAAGCCGCTGCCAATGCCGCGCCTTATGGCATACAAGTCGGCTATCACAATCACGACTGGGACCTCGCTCTGGTCGAAGGCCAACGCGGCTATCAGTATTTTCTCGCCAATACACCGGACACCGTCCTTTACGAAGCAGACATCTTCTGGGTCGCCCGCGCGGGTCTCGACCCGGTCGACTTCATCAAGGAAATCGGCGTGCGCGGCAAGGCACTGCACTTCAAGGATGGGATTGTCGATGACAAGGCCGAGTTCACTGAAGCGGAGACTGAAAGTGGAAAAATCATGGTCAGCAATTCGGTGCCCTTCCGCGCCGCCGGCACCGGGCAG encodes the following:
- a CDS encoding sugar phosphate isomerase/epimerase family protein, with amino-acid sequence MTPQITVQLFSVRDQASADYEGTIRAIADMGFGCVEPAGYPGSTPEAAAKLFAELGLKAPTAHIGLPIGDDKNAIIEQAQMMGHKYLYTGCPPKFHEHYESLDKLKAMTELYCEAAANAAPYGIQVGYHNHDWDLALVEGQRGYQYFLANTPDTVLYEADIFWVARAGLDPVDFIKEIGVRGKALHFKDGIVDDKAEFTEAETESGKIMVSNSVPFRAAGTGQVDLLAAYKAVEATGQTEYIAVELDSFEGDMMAAIKTSYDYLTRNKIAQGNK
- the nagB gene encoding glucosamine-6-phosphate deaminase, whose product is MADNLISSYTQEERIKTLIYSDAADACSHVATEIASLIRTRNEAGKATVLGLATGSTPVRLYRELIRMHREEGLSFQNVITFNLDEYYGLSGDHPESYRRFMQDQLFDHVDLKLENTHVPDGLVEREDVFTSCQTYEEAIRAAGGIDIQILGIGRTGHIGFNEPGSDAQTRTRLVTLDSLTRRDAARDFLGEENVPRHAITMGVGTILDARKLYLLAWGEAKAPVLAESVEGEPTDSIPASFLQQHDDCEFCIDLAAAGHLTRVRYPWLVGPVEWTPEMVRKSVVWLAGKVEKPLLKLTDEDYAENGMADLLTEKGSAYNLNIDLFNITQHTITGWPGGKPNADDSSRPERANPFPKRSLILSPEPMDDVYCLGGTMHRLANQGHDVTVAYATSGNLAVPDPDVRRAIELIMEVGQERENQDDIGFARSVEEQLNAKGQFGEDTRDIRHVKGLIRRGEARSSARLLEIPAGQVRFLDLPFYEEGRYRRFKWGDADVSAMVNLLEELKPHQIFATGLGHDPLSVTSICFEVLRAALNECANSEWISDCRIWLYRGPGAEWDTHEIDMAVPLSPDEFEYKIRGIYQHQTQRSQSPSTLRKSGSDSWNLASQLNRSTAETYDDLGLAEYEAIEGFKLWNADKPE
- a CDS encoding helix-turn-helix transcriptional regulator; amino-acid sequence: MNPPAQPVSGFPETLAEPTSYYRGIEAPERPRVNNLVTFLRNNRESLQQKNFYNRSHHRNVLILVLETAGSVIVDGAEHPLKPGQAYLVRPFQFHHYLNLESDQLRWLFLTFDLVHGSELLDYLSHSILQPQEADLQIWRDIVRCANSENANEQQEALPLLDTLLYRLAKSHQDNPSNKPRDSWIAKVEGAIVESVHQGWTVDEIGRKLGLSGRQLRTRFQNEMGISIRDYRANYQLNRAINLLRDSQNSMNTIAELCGFNSQAVFNRFIKRETGFSPLSLRKRL
- a CDS encoding helix-turn-helix domain-containing protein, with the protein product MNCWRNLPELKSIGLYVSPMGGAIEPAQVSKRHCRFEIILEGAVYGFEDEPVLHSEGSVFCHREGQLTVSESPDDSYYNCLTAEFACRPGEEPPTWPRMFYWSDRKAMHQFADEMLHAFHYAAMDRGVIGGLVLSRLRFELEQFRMHDSTQHLHPQLRRATDFINSHYALPVSLDDVAASAGVSVSHLHMLFREHLGESPHQYLIQKRMRAAGHALASTNAPIKVVAVECGYANTENFCRAFRKFYDRSATEYREAYTRSKSAVY
- a CDS encoding ROK family protein, whose protein sequence is MERRQAGIVVEALQYKHQPVLDPAFVPAKIWNDHYRLKVAECSGERQVAVCLRRTDGEHWIYRTVMLPAEPRYEALSFRYLERIVKFLLWAWGGNQVSIHGAPELVAKLQQVYSAAGERAFDYEFMGQTCFLDTLRIEAAPQLESSPKTDAVDPISTRELQGCRIGFDLGGSDRKCAALIDGEVVFTEEIKWDPYFQSDPSYHLNGIQDSLKRAAKHLPRVDAIGGSAAGVYVNSEPRVASLFRGVPGDAFQSTIRPMFRELQKMWDDVPFVVHNDGDVTALAGAMSLGQNGVLGISMGTSEAAGYINRSGIITGWLNELAFAPVDYRSDAPADEWSGDRGCGVQYFSQQAVDRLIEPSGLNISSEFSLPERLEIVQEKMKQGDERAAAIYQTIGVYFGYTIAHYCDFYDFQHLLFLGRVSSGQGGQIIQKQAERVLADEYPNFADKLTISMPDEKMKRHGQAVAAASLPTLTPMIQS